A single Paenibacillus kribbensis DNA region contains:
- the fabV gene encoding enoyl-ACP reductase FabV — protein MIIKPRTRGFICTTAHPVGCAQHVQEQIGYVQARPAIQGPRNVLVIGASAGYGLASRITAAFGARANTIGVYRPSNATATRTASAGWYNSAAFEKAAQEAGLTSLSVTGDAFSDEIKAKTVEVIREELGQVDLVIYSVASGRRTNPRTGETFTSVLKPIGKPYTNKTVNFHTGEVSSVTLEPATTEEVQATVEVMGGEDWKLWIDALREGGVLADTATTFSFSYIGSEITQAIYREGSIGSAKDHLEATARQLNDQLKVTGGRAFVAVTKGLVTQSSSAIPVVPLYISALYKVMKEKGLHEGCIEQSYRLFAERLYAPETPVDEEGRIRIDDWELREDVQVEVANIWDALTTSNIYELSDLEDYRHEFFQLFGFEFEGVDYEADIDPIVNIPNVR, from the coding sequence TGGCTTTATCTGTACCACTGCTCATCCGGTGGGCTGCGCCCAACATGTTCAGGAGCAAATTGGCTATGTGCAGGCCCGTCCTGCTATTCAGGGGCCTCGTAACGTGCTTGTCATCGGGGCATCTGCCGGATATGGGCTGGCTTCTCGTATTACGGCCGCATTCGGAGCACGGGCCAATACAATCGGCGTATATCGCCCTAGTAATGCTACGGCCACACGTACAGCGTCGGCAGGCTGGTACAACTCCGCTGCATTTGAAAAGGCTGCTCAGGAAGCAGGGCTTACATCCTTAAGCGTGACAGGAGATGCCTTTTCAGATGAGATCAAAGCCAAAACGGTGGAGGTTATTCGCGAAGAGCTGGGACAAGTCGATTTGGTGATCTACAGTGTCGCTTCCGGTCGCCGTACGAATCCTCGTACAGGTGAAACGTTTACTTCCGTACTCAAACCTATTGGTAAACCTTATACAAATAAAACCGTCAACTTCCACACCGGTGAAGTCAGCAGCGTTACACTGGAACCTGCGACGACAGAAGAAGTGCAGGCAACGGTAGAGGTCATGGGCGGTGAGGACTGGAAGTTGTGGATTGACGCCTTGCGTGAAGGCGGTGTATTGGCTGATACTGCAACCACCTTCTCTTTTTCGTATATTGGTTCAGAGATTACGCAAGCCATTTACAGAGAAGGCAGTATCGGAAGTGCAAAGGATCACCTGGAGGCGACAGCACGTCAGCTGAATGATCAACTAAAAGTCACAGGCGGCCGCGCCTTTGTCGCAGTCACCAAAGGACTGGTTACCCAATCCAGCTCTGCCATCCCTGTCGTTCCTCTGTATATTTCTGCTTTGTACAAGGTGATGAAGGAAAAAGGGCTGCATGAAGGGTGTATAGAACAAAGCTACCGCCTGTTTGCCGAGCGTCTGTATGCTCCTGAAACTCCTGTGGATGAAGAGGGACGTATTCGTATTGATGATTGGGAGCTGCGTGAAGACGTGCAAGTAGAGGTTGCGAACATATGGGACGCGCTGACGACAAGCAATATCTACGAGCTGTCTGATCTCGAGGATTACCGTCACGAGTTTTTCCAACTGTTTGGCTTTGAGTTTGAGGGTGTGGACTATGAGGCTGATATTGATCCCATCGTAAATATTCCTAACGTTCGCTAG